From the Halorhabdus utahensis DSM 12940 genome, one window contains:
- a CDS encoding saccharopine dehydrogenase family protein — translation MTALIYGAYGYTGERIAREAVDRGLDVILAGRNGTKTRGLAIQLGVDSRVFAVGAARSHLDGIDVVLNCAGPFVETAKPMVAACLATGTDYLDITGEIPVFETLAERDRDAEDAGVCLLPGVGFDVVPTDCLAAHLHDRLPEATHLRLGIDAPGSVSGGTLATAIGQLDTGGMVRRDGRLTSEPSGSRTRTIDFGSGPKHALGAPMGDVSTAYYTTGIENVEVYLSAPEYAEYLLRAGHYLTPLLAVPPVKNGLQALARALVSGPAEQARDRDRVSLWGEATDGERTATARLQTPETYALTVDAATTALERVEDDADITGYQTPATAFGPDYVLELDGVDGFLDE, via the coding sequence ATGACGGCACTCATCTACGGCGCGTATGGCTATACGGGCGAGCGCATCGCCCGGGAAGCGGTGGACCGCGGGCTCGACGTCATTCTCGCGGGGCGCAACGGGACGAAGACCCGCGGACTCGCGATCCAACTCGGTGTCGACTCCCGCGTGTTCGCCGTCGGTGCGGCCCGGAGCCATCTCGATGGGATCGACGTGGTACTCAACTGCGCGGGCCCGTTCGTCGAGACCGCCAAGCCGATGGTCGCGGCCTGTCTGGCAACCGGAACCGACTACCTCGACATCACGGGCGAGATCCCGGTCTTCGAGACACTGGCTGAACGGGACCGGGACGCCGAGGACGCGGGCGTCTGTCTGCTCCCGGGCGTGGGCTTCGACGTCGTCCCGACGGACTGCCTGGCGGCCCATCTCCACGACAGACTCCCGGAGGCGACCCACCTCAGACTCGGGATCGATGCGCCGGGGTCGGTCTCCGGCGGGACGCTGGCGACGGCAATCGGACAACTCGATACCGGGGGGATGGTTCGACGTGACGGGCGACTCACGTCGGAACCGTCGGGATCGAGAACGCGAACGATCGATTTCGGATCGGGACCGAAACACGCCTTGGGCGCGCCGATGGGCGATGTCTCGACGGCCTACTACACGACCGGCATCGAGAACGTGGAGGTGTATCTGAGCGCGCCCGAATACGCCGAATATCTGCTCCGGGCGGGCCACTATCTCACGCCGCTGTTGGCCGTCCCTCCCGTCAAAAATGGGCTGCAAGCACTGGCCCGGGCGCTCGTGAGCGGGCCAGCCGAACAGGCACGGGATCGCGACCGGGTGTCGCTCTGGGGAGAAGCGACTGACGGCGAGCGAACGGCGACGGCACGACTGCAAACGCCCGAAACGTACGCGCTGACGGTCGACGCGGCGACGACGGCCCTCGAACGGGTCGAGGATGATGCCGACATCACTGGCTACCAGACGCCAGCGACGGCGTTTGGACCCGACTACGTCCTCGAACTCGACGGCGTCGACGGGTTTCTCGACGAGTGA
- a CDS encoding RAD55 family ATPase translates to MERIPLGIQRMDSIVNGGAPRGTVVLLSGESGAGAREFMYTSALINGLATGDPELHDLYYGDLAADATLPEEIHYVSFSAGESQFRWEVSQTIDDEIVEAGLQAVTFHDLSTHFFHESPLPRDWYAERTASVTDLRSRTDREELLSAFGDLMSTHGPDNLVVIDSLTDLISTTGEEVTWSDINYVVKGLQKAAHSWDGLILAHVNHETVSPERLGQLGDAVNGTMRFEWESGGSTRARTLVIKQFRGVLSQLEDEDIVRFETEIDDAGFDISDVRKIR, encoded by the coding sequence ATGGAACGCATCCCCCTGGGAATCCAGCGGATGGACTCGATCGTCAACGGCGGGGCCCCGCGGGGGACCGTCGTCTTACTTTCGGGCGAATCAGGGGCCGGCGCACGCGAGTTCATGTACACCAGCGCGCTCATCAACGGGCTGGCGACGGGCGATCCGGAACTGCACGACCTCTATTACGGTGATCTCGCGGCCGACGCGACGCTCCCCGAGGAGATCCACTACGTCTCCTTTAGCGCCGGGGAGTCACAGTTCCGGTGGGAAGTCTCCCAGACGATCGACGACGAGATCGTCGAGGCCGGACTGCAGGCGGTGACGTTTCACGATCTCTCGACGCATTTCTTCCACGAGAGCCCGCTCCCGCGGGACTGGTACGCCGAGCGGACGGCCAGCGTGACCGATCTCCGATCGCGGACCGACCGCGAGGAGCTATTGTCGGCCTTTGGCGATCTCATGTCCACGCACGGCCCTGACAATCTCGTCGTGATCGACTCGCTGACTGACCTCATCAGCACGACCGGTGAGGAGGTCACGTGGTCCGACATCAACTACGTGGTCAAGGGACTCCAGAAGGCGGCCCACTCCTGGGACGGCTTGATCCTTGCCCACGTCAACCACGAGACGGTCTCGCCCGAACGCCTCGGCCAGCTCGGTGACGCCGTCAACGGCACGATGCGATTCGAGTGGGAGAGCGGCGGCAGCACGCGTGCGCGGACGCTCGTCATCAAGCAGTTCCGTGGCGTCCTCTCACAGCTCGAAGACGAGGACATCGTCCGCTTCGAAACTGAGATCGACGATGCCGGCTTCGATATCAGCGACGTCCGGAAGATCAGGTAA
- a CDS encoding transcription factor S, translating into MQFCEECGSMMHADGEEMVCQSCGYREAKDQDLADDFVSTQDQTDDDLIETEEDANFEGKPTADDVVCDECGHGVAWYTIKQTGSADEPPTRFFKCKECGHRWRGYS; encoded by the coding sequence ATGCAGTTCTGTGAGGAGTGCGGTTCGATGATGCATGCAGACGGCGAGGAGATGGTCTGTCAGAGCTGTGGCTATCGGGAAGCCAAGGATCAGGACCTGGCCGACGATTTCGTCTCGACGCAGGATCAGACCGACGACGACCTGATCGAGACCGAGGAGGACGCCAACTTCGAGGGCAAGCCCACCGCCGACGACGTCGTGTGTGACGAGTGTGGCCACGGGGTTGCCTGGTATACGATCAAGCAGACCGGGTCCGCGGACGAACCGCCGACGCGCTTTTTCAAATGTAAGGAGTGTGGGCACCGCTGGCGGGGGTATAGTTAA
- a CDS encoding CopG family ribbon-helix-helix protein, whose translation MGTKRVNFRLPDELVEKADVAAEVSHADRTEIVKEALREYLAEVEDDERFREAVVELYLDDEIGFDVLKAFVGRQDAESVRASKSLLDDGEELAADLAALDDEA comes from the coding sequence ATGGGGACTAAACGGGTCAACTTTCGGTTGCCGGACGAACTGGTTGAGAAAGCCGACGTGGCCGCCGAGGTTAGCCACGCTGACCGGACGGAGATCGTCAAGGAAGCCCTCCGGGAGTATCTGGCCGAGGTCGAGGACGACGAGCGGTTCCGCGAGGCGGTCGTCGAACTCTATCTGGACGACGAAATCGGATTCGACGTGCTGAAGGCGTTCGTCGGCCGGCAGGACGCCGAGTCCGTCCGGGCCTCGAAGTCGCTGCTCGACGATGGTGAGGAACTGGCAGCCGATCTCGCCGCGCTCGACGACGAGGCATGA
- a CDS encoding ABC transporter ATP-binding protein, whose translation MHVSTATATENRNAQGEDGETVLEATALEKSIAGTRILDGVELSVRGGETYGVVGPNGAGKTTTFRCLLGLLPTDGGTVSLFGDDPRADDAVLNRVGVVFEYETLQPRWSVRDAMAHACHVYGVPTERIETCLAEVGLESDAHDRKFRDLSKGMQRKASVATALVHEPDLLVLDEPMSGLDPGTQARMRELIDGLREAGRTVVFSSHDLQHVQALCDRVAVIADGRTVVETPLSNSVRVMDEPRPDIATEQAGEVYVVSDDDPPADARTIDLEELYFSALGVET comes from the coding sequence ATGCACGTGAGTACTGCTACAGCCACTGAGAACCGCAATGCACAGGGCGAGGACGGCGAAACCGTCCTCGAAGCGACCGCCCTCGAGAAGTCGATCGCTGGCACCCGGATTCTGGACGGCGTGGAGTTGTCCGTCCGCGGCGGCGAGACCTACGGCGTCGTCGGCCCGAACGGCGCGGGCAAGACCACGACCTTCCGGTGTCTGCTCGGCCTCCTGCCCACCGACGGCGGAACCGTCTCATTGTTCGGCGACGATCCCCGCGCCGACGATGCCGTGCTGAACCGTGTCGGCGTCGTCTTCGAGTACGAGACACTTCAGCCGCGATGGTCTGTTCGCGACGCGATGGCCCACGCCTGTCACGTCTACGGCGTCCCGACCGAACGAATCGAGACCTGCCTGGCCGAGGTCGGACTCGAATCCGACGCCCACGATCGCAAATTTCGGGATCTCTCAAAGGGAATGCAACGCAAGGCGTCGGTCGCGACGGCGCTGGTCCACGAACCCGATCTGCTCGTGCTCGATGAACCCATGTCCGGCCTCGATCCCGGCACCCAGGCCCGGATGCGCGAGTTGATCGACGGCCTGCGGGAGGCGGGCCGGACGGTCGTGTTCAGCTCTCACGACCTCCAGCACGTCCAGGCACTCTGTGACCGCGTCGCCGTGATCGCCGATGGGCGGACGGTCGTCGAGACGCCGCTGTCGAACTCGGTGCGGGTCATGGACGAACCGCGACCCGACATCGCGACCGAGCAGGCGGGTGAGGTGTACGTCGTCAGCGACGACGATCCGCCGGCCGACGCCAGGACGATCGACCTCGAGGAACTGTATTTCTCCGCGCTGGGGGTCGAGACATGA
- a CDS encoding helix-turn-helix transcriptional regulator: MDFETTIKERREDANLTQAELAEAVGVTRQTILYVEKGEYNPSLELAWRIAREFDTHVEEVFDLPETTHEPE; this comes from the coding sequence ATGGATTTCGAGACGACGATCAAAGAGCGCCGCGAGGACGCCAATCTCACCCAGGCCGAACTGGCCGAGGCGGTCGGCGTGACCCGCCAGACGATACTCTACGTAGAGAAAGGCGAGTACAACCCCTCGCTTGAACTGGCCTGGCGCATCGCCCGCGAGTTCGATACGCACGTCGAGGAGGTGTTCGACCTCCCCGAAACCACCCACGAACCCGAGTAG
- a CDS encoding ZIP family metal transporter → MDIKPRQYLNNIRQETLLGGVSTLALVGLTVLALLTAQPEDNLGKLVVISWVAFGAMAGGAVVGAMSKRSHPRGLVWGYGLASGAMIASAAAFLVPQAIGQHAKVGGFGIAAGILVGYNAHTIGHRLSHLDLPMDTTATELAAHALSAGLIIGIIYGQMPELGILLGLAIVSHKGPAGYAAARRQTLEGESALPLLLPSAGVGLTALPVAMLSLPSSATINAAIFGFASGVFLHVAMDFLPSCEVGGEIDQAAGITETSHELLDRLRVQSLFSTSLGGVAVVVAWVLVP, encoded by the coding sequence ATGGATATTAAACCAAGGCAGTATCTTAATAACATTCGCCAGGAGACCCTGCTGGGGGGCGTCTCGACGCTTGCGCTGGTCGGACTGACGGTTCTGGCGTTGCTGACAGCACAACCGGAGGACAATCTGGGGAAGTTAGTCGTCATCTCCTGGGTCGCCTTCGGGGCGATGGCCGGCGGCGCGGTCGTCGGTGCGATGTCGAAGCGGAGCCATCCGCGAGGGCTCGTCTGGGGGTACGGGTTGGCCAGCGGGGCGATGATCGCGAGTGCCGCGGCGTTTCTGGTTCCGCAGGCCATCGGCCAGCATGCTAAAGTCGGTGGGTTCGGTATCGCCGCCGGGATTCTCGTCGGGTACAACGCTCACACGATCGGGCATCGGCTCTCCCACCTCGATCTGCCGATGGACACGACAGCCACGGAACTGGCCGCTCACGCGCTCTCGGCGGGATTGATCATCGGCATCATCTACGGCCAGATGCCCGAGCTCGGGATCCTGCTCGGGCTGGCGATCGTCTCCCACAAGGGGCCAGCGGGCTATGCGGCCGCGCGCCGACAGACGCTTGAGGGCGAATCAGCCCTCCCGCTGTTGTTGCCCTCGGCCGGCGTTGGCCTGACAGCGCTGCCGGTGGCCATGCTCTCGCTCCCGAGTTCGGCGACGATCAACGCGGCCATCTTCGGGTTCGCCTCGGGCGTGTTCCTCCACGTCGCGATGGACTTCCTGCCGTCCTGTGAAGTGGGCGGCGAGATCGACCAGGCTGCGGGCATCACCGAAACCTCCCACGAACTGCTGGATCGCCTGCGCGTCCAGTCGCTGTTCTCGACGAGTCTGGGCGGCGTGGCGGTCGTCGTCGCCTGGGTGCTCGTGCCGTAG
- a CDS encoding phytoene desaturase family protein — MTSSTDFDVTIVGGGFGGLSAACHLADAGVDVTIVEKNEAVGGRASRLERDGFVFDMGPSWYLMPEVFERFFEHFGHEPEDYYELERLDPHYRIFFKDNEAGSASERSSGQALQAGSDVVDISANRNENRELFESYEDGAGEAFDAYLTTSQRHYEMSMENFVYEYRPSWKDWIDPSLMKTGTLGLKLFQSMQGHVEDYFENEKLQQIVQYTLVFLGGSPSNTPAIYNMMSHADFNLGVYYPQPVDGGPGGIGAVVDAIVDLAEELGVTIETDTEVTEITRRKDGFLLETADGDQRRPDVVVANADYAHAEQDLMPAHERQYDAGYWDDRTYAPSAFLLYLGVEGEVPELEHHSLVFPTDWGEYFDDIFEDPAWPEDPSYYLCVPSKTDDDVAPEGHTNLFALVPIATELDDPQETRDRYRDKIIADIAENTGVELEDRIVVEEQFSISEFADRYNATKGTAMGLAHTLRQTAMLRPPIESSAVDDLYFTGGYSTPGVGVPMCLISGEHAAEAVLENSR, encoded by the coding sequence ATGACCAGTTCAACGGATTTCGACGTCACTATCGTCGGCGGGGGCTTTGGCGGGCTTTCGGCGGCCTGTCACCTCGCCGACGCCGGTGTCGACGTGACGATCGTCGAGAAAAACGAGGCCGTCGGGGGCCGTGCCTCCCGACTGGAACGTGACGGGTTCGTCTTCGACATGGGGCCATCGTGGTATCTCATGCCCGAGGTGTTCGAACGCTTCTTCGAACATTTCGGTCACGAACCCGAGGATTACTACGAACTCGAACGGCTGGATCCGCACTATCGGATCTTTTTCAAAGACAACGAGGCGGGAAGCGCCTCGGAACGGTCGAGCGGACAGGCCCTGCAGGCAGGGAGCGACGTGGTCGATATCAGCGCGAACCGCAACGAAAACCGCGAACTCTTCGAGTCCTATGAGGACGGGGCCGGCGAGGCCTTCGATGCGTATCTCACGACGAGTCAGCGCCACTACGAGATGTCCATGGAGAACTTTGTCTACGAGTACCGTCCGTCCTGGAAAGACTGGATCGACCCGTCGCTCATGAAGACTGGCACACTCGGACTGAAACTGTTTCAGTCGATGCAAGGCCACGTCGAGGACTATTTCGAGAACGAAAAACTCCAGCAGATCGTCCAGTACACGCTGGTCTTCCTCGGCGGCTCGCCATCAAACACGCCCGCGATCTACAACATGATGAGCCACGCCGACTTCAACCTCGGCGTCTACTATCCCCAGCCCGTCGACGGTGGACCGGGCGGCATCGGTGCCGTCGTCGACGCGATCGTCGATCTCGCCGAGGAACTGGGCGTGACCATCGAGACCGACACCGAGGTCACCGAAATCACTCGCCGCAAGGACGGGTTCCTCCTGGAAACGGCCGACGGCGACCAGCGCCGTCCCGACGTGGTCGTCGCCAACGCCGACTACGCCCACGCCGAGCAGGATCTCATGCCGGCCCACGAACGCCAATATGACGCCGGCTATTGGGACGACCGGACCTACGCCCCTTCGGCGTTTCTGCTATATCTCGGCGTCGAGGGCGAGGTTCCCGAACTCGAACACCATTCACTCGTGTTTCCGACCGACTGGGGCGAGTACTTCGACGACATCTTCGAGGATCCGGCCTGGCCCGAGGATCCCTCCTACTACCTGTGTGTCCCCTCGAAGACCGACGACGACGTGGCTCCCGAGGGCCACACCAACCTCTTTGCGTTGGTCCCGATCGCCACCGAACTCGATGACCCACAGGAGACGCGGGATCGCTACCGCGACAAAATCATCGCCGACATCGCCGAGAACACCGGCGTCGAACTCGAAGACCGGATCGTCGTCGAGGAACAGTTCTCCATCTCCGAGTTCGCCGACCGGTACAACGCGACGAAGGGCACCGCGATGGGGCTGGCACACACCCTCCGCCAGACGGCGATGCTCCGGCCGCCCATCGAGTCTTCGGCGGTCGATGATCTGTACTTCACCGGGGGCTACTCGACGCCGGGGGTCGGCGTGCCGATGTGTCTGATCAGCGGCGAACACGCAGCCGAGGCCGTCCTCGAAAACAGTCGATGA
- a CDS encoding prenyltransferase yields MMTAPSGRAGRSSLLDRLRYLLVLSRPRFWLYLAGPVIIGVVYAADSTADLITPLSVALFAYFLVPANVFLYGVNDVFDADIDTENPKKDEGPEVRFSGERWVLAVVIGSGLLAVPFALVVGPAGKVKLGAFLVLAVEYSAPPFRFKTTPALDSLSNGLYVLPGVLAFTAVAGELPPTPAIVGGWLWTMAMHTFSAIPDIEPDRRAGIATTATVLGQRRTYAYCGIVWALAAGAFALIYPLLGATLAVYPLLQVGIAVSGVAVDRAYWWFPAINTVVGMALTMGYLWRLMYGG; encoded by the coding sequence ATGATGACGGCACCGTCCGGACGCGCGGGGCGGTCGAGCCTGCTCGATCGGCTGCGGTACCTGCTGGTTCTCTCCCGACCCCGCTTCTGGCTGTATCTGGCGGGGCCGGTCATCATCGGCGTGGTCTACGCCGCCGACTCGACGGCCGACCTCATCACCCCGCTGTCGGTCGCGCTGTTCGCGTACTTCCTCGTGCCCGCGAACGTCTTTCTCTATGGTGTCAACGACGTCTTCGACGCCGACATCGACACCGAGAACCCCAAAAAGGACGAGGGACCGGAAGTCCGCTTTTCGGGCGAGCGGTGGGTCCTTGCCGTCGTGATCGGCTCCGGACTGCTCGCAGTTCCCTTCGCGCTCGTCGTTGGGCCTGCGGGGAAAGTCAAGCTCGGGGCCTTTCTCGTCCTCGCTGTCGAGTACAGCGCCCCACCCTTCCGTTTCAAGACGACGCCCGCCCTCGATTCGCTGTCGAACGGCCTGTACGTCCTGCCGGGCGTGCTCGCGTTCACGGCCGTCGCGGGCGAGTTACCACCCACGCCGGCGATCGTCGGCGGGTGGCTCTGGACCATGGCGATGCACACGTTCTCGGCCATCCCCGACATCGAACCCGACCGCCGTGCCGGGATCGCCACGACGGCGACTGTCCTCGGTCAGCGCCGGACGTACGCCTACTGCGGGATCGTCTGGGCACTTGCCGCCGGGGCGTTCGCTCTGATTTACCCACTTCTGGGGGCCACACTCGCCGTTTACCCCCTGTTGCAGGTCGGAATCGCCGTCTCGGGGGTCGCGGTCGACCGCGCTTACTGGTGGTTCCCGGCGATCAACACCGTCGTCGGCATGGCCCTGACGATGGGCTATCTCTGGAGGCTGATGTACGGTGGTTGA
- the cruF gene encoding bisanhydrobacterioruberin hydratase translates to MVEFDRRRLEARLDRYVAENRFAIAVLFPAIGAVMLVASAEGWFPGILEFNPYLVLFGTAVMRLPLIAGVAPLIDRRAALAIVGLTLYTYGIEFLGVLTGLPYGDFEYVIDLGPMLLDAVPAALPIFFFPLVLNAYLLCLLLLGDRAALTRIRLPAVIATVLAMDLVLDPGAVGLGFWEYAPPLTGDGAWASATAIHFYGVPLSNYLGWILSASVAVLAFDLGFERAGLLDRLDRTGFMLDDLVSFVILWGAINAWYGNWLAVGVAGLFGVGLLATDRFDFEVRETVPLVDLRQ, encoded by the coding sequence GTGGTTGAGTTCGACCGCCGACGGCTGGAGGCCAGACTCGACCGATACGTCGCCGAGAACCGCTTTGCCATCGCGGTCCTCTTCCCCGCGATCGGGGCCGTCATGCTCGTCGCCAGCGCGGAGGGATGGTTCCCGGGTATCCTGGAGTTCAACCCCTACCTCGTCTTGTTCGGGACGGCCGTGATGCGCCTCCCGCTGATCGCCGGCGTCGCGCCGCTGATCGACCGCCGGGCAGCCCTCGCGATCGTCGGGCTGACGCTTTACACGTACGGGATCGAGTTTCTCGGCGTTCTCACGGGGCTGCCCTACGGCGACTTCGAGTACGTCATCGACCTCGGGCCGATGCTGCTGGATGCAGTGCCGGCGGCACTCCCGATCTTCTTCTTCCCGCTGGTGTTGAATGCCTACCTGCTCTGTCTGCTCCTGCTTGGCGACCGTGCCGCGCTGACACGAATTCGACTACCCGCGGTCATCGCGACCGTCCTCGCGATGGATCTCGTGCTCGATCCGGGGGCCGTGGGCCTGGGCTTCTGGGAGTACGCCCCGCCACTCACGGGTGACGGTGCCTGGGCGAGTGCGACGGCGATCCACTTCTACGGCGTGCCGCTGTCGAACTATCTCGGCTGGATCCTGAGCGCGAGCGTCGCCGTCCTCGCCTTTGACCTGGGCTTTGAGCGCGCCGGCCTGCTCGACAGACTCGACCGGACTGGGTTCATGCTCGATGACCTCGTGAGTTTCGTGATCCTCTGGGGCGCGATCAACGCCTGGTACGGCAACTGGCTGGCCGTCGGCGTTGCCGGACTGTTCGGTGTCGGGTTGCTCGCCACCGACCGGTTTGACTTCGAAGTCCGCGAAACGGTGCCGCTGGTCGACTTACGACAGTGA
- a CDS encoding type II toxin-antitoxin system VapC family toxin, with protein sequence MHHQAVLGPKFLYALFNPRDEMHAVSRAFMTFIRDGELPYRRLILNDHIVDEAATRLKKQASIRHAVTFLETIEESTLYQLEPVPGDVFEAGTGRFREWTDLDASCTDFVVASHMADLDIEYLLTYDQHYEAFDITTVPYLSQ encoded by the coding sequence GTGCATCATCAGGCCGTTCTCGGTCCGAAGTTCCTCTATGCGTTGTTCAACCCGCGTGACGAGATGCACGCCGTTTCCCGTGCGTTCATGACGTTCATCCGCGACGGAGAGCTGCCGTATCGGCGGCTGATACTCAACGACCACATCGTGGACGAAGCCGCCACCCGATTGAAGAAGCAGGCGTCGATTCGGCACGCAGTGACGTTTCTGGAGACTATCGAAGAGAGCACTCTCTATCAACTCGAACCGGTCCCCGGCGACGTATTCGAGGCTGGGACAGGTCGCTTTCGAGAGTGGACCGATCTCGATGCGTCGTGTACGGACTTCGTCGTCGCATCACACATGGCCGACCTGGACATCGAGTACCTCCTCACGTACGACCAGCATTACGAAGCCTTCGACATCACGACGGTACCGTATCTCAGTCAGTGA
- a CDS encoding DUF7553 family protein, which translates to MTRTELATASDTLESAVDSAGDNADRLADLAGQLDQLAEAERGPDHGRMARIQTALNEIQQDVDDETAATIQDARTEISEYRSTVDGV; encoded by the coding sequence ATGACACGAACTGAACTCGCCACGGCGAGCGACACACTCGAATCAGCGGTTGACAGTGCCGGGGACAACGCGGACCGACTCGCGGATCTTGCGGGCCAACTCGACCAGCTGGCCGAGGCCGAGCGCGGTCCCGATCACGGCCGCATGGCGCGAATCCAGACCGCGCTCAACGAGATTCAGCAGGATGTCGATGACGAAACGGCCGCCACCATTCAGGACGCCCGGACGGAGATCAGCGAGTATCGGTCGACTGTCGACGGCGTCTAA
- a CDS encoding SOS response-associated peptidase: MCGRYGLFTPPTELETRFDVTVQAAFEPTYNAAPGESLPVIADDEPGTIRTAEWGLIPSWADDPDEHRHINARAETLFERSSFREAAQRRRCLVLADGFFEWGSPDGQRRPYFFRRCDGDPFAMAGLWERWEPPSTQVKLGAFGGDTVSTDAAPVETFTIVTTAANATVEPVHDRMPVVLPPDREREWLSADRETATALLEPAPPDHLRVDPVTRAVNDPTNDRPDLVTPVAE; this comes from the coding sequence ATGTGCGGTCGATACGGGCTGTTCACGCCGCCCACGGAACTCGAAACTCGCTTCGATGTCACTGTCCAGGCTGCCTTCGAGCCGACGTACAACGCCGCGCCCGGAGAATCGCTCCCCGTCATCGCCGACGACGAGCCGGGAACAATTCGAACCGCCGAATGGGGCCTCATCCCGTCGTGGGCCGACGACCCCGACGAGCACCGCCACATCAACGCTCGTGCCGAGACGCTGTTCGAGCGGTCGAGTTTCCGCGAGGCGGCCCAACGGCGGCGCTGTCTGGTCCTCGCCGACGGCTTTTTCGAATGGGGGTCGCCTGACGGCCAGCGCCGCCCCTACTTCTTCAGACGATGCGATGGCGATCCCTTCGCCATGGCCGGGCTCTGGGAACGGTGGGAACCGCCCTCGACGCAGGTCAAACTGGGTGCGTTCGGTGGCGATACGGTCTCAACGGACGCTGCCCCGGTCGAAACGTTCACTATCGTCACGACGGCGGCGAACGCAACTGTCGAACCGGTTCACGATCGCATGCCGGTGGTGCTACCACCCGATCGGGAGCGCGAGTGGCTCTCGGCTGATCGGGAGACGGCAACCGCGTTGCTGGAGCCTGCGCCGCCGGACCACCTGCGCGTCGATCCTGTTACCCGGGCCGTCAACGATCCAACCAACGATCGGCCCGACCTGGTCACGCCGGTGGCGGAGTGA
- a CDS encoding haloacid dehalogenase-like hydrolase produces the protein MVSASAGPIADGDRVGLCLDVDGTIHRHGSIFVESLAVLPYASDLPIEGRERELLTEALGTVAAYAGQDQSRRRWLGALRVCDVFDRVGLGSAAARALVRLIRYRAKRASGAPATGETEGYRDMQRRILDQYGAFLEGRRRDRTERAFEQVASSHLRVDPSIRETLAALTAAADIDVVLVTDVPTHIARPYAGLVGADVSAVGTDFETVEGRFTGDYTFIKKGAEVERMRAERGWDYVLAAGDSANDLPMAAAADLFVAVAGRGNVGDDLPSDYRTIEASEIRPGKLPSGTDAIRVPQATSLADVLETTFGALGIETN, from the coding sequence ATGGTATCCGCGTCCGCCGGGCCGATTGCGGACGGTGATCGAGTCGGACTCTGTCTGGACGTGGATGGAACGATCCACCGCCACGGGTCGATCTTCGTGGAGTCGCTGGCGGTATTGCCCTACGCCAGTGACCTGCCGATCGAGGGGAGAGAGCGAGAGTTACTGACCGAGGCACTCGGCACGGTCGCAGCATATGCCGGCCAGGACCAGTCCCGCCGGCGCTGGCTGGGCGCCCTCCGCGTGTGTGACGTGTTCGATCGAGTGGGTTTGGGCAGCGCGGCCGCCCGGGCCCTCGTCCGGCTCATCCGCTATCGGGCGAAGCGGGCGTCCGGCGCTCCCGCGACCGGAGAGACGGAGGGCTATCGGGACATGCAACGCCGGATCCTCGATCAGTACGGGGCCTTCCTCGAAGGCCGTCGACGTGATCGGACCGAGCGGGCCTTCGAACAGGTCGCCAGCTCTCATCTCCGGGTCGACCCGTCGATCCGGGAGACGCTTGCTGCTCTCACCGCCGCAGCCGATATCGACGTCGTCCTCGTCACGGACGTACCGACGCACATCGCCCGGCCGTACGCGGGGCTCGTCGGTGCGGACGTCAGTGCAGTCGGCACCGACTTCGAGACGGTCGAGGGGCGGTTCACCGGCGACTATACGTTCATCAAGAAGGGGGCGGAAGTCGAGCGAATGCGGGCCGAGCGCGGGTGGGACTACGTCCTGGCGGCCGGCGATTCCGCGAACGACCTCCCGATGGCGGCCGCCGCAGACCTGTTCGTGGCCGTCGCGGGGCGGGGGAACGTCGGCGACGACCTCCCGAGCGACTACCGGACGATCGAGGCGAGTGAGATCCGCCCCGGGAAGCTACCGAGTGGAACCGACGCCATACGGGTCCCACAGGCGACGAGCCTCGCGGACGTCCTCGAAACGACGTTTGGGGCGCTCGGGATCGAGACGAATTGA